The Primulina eburnea isolate SZY01 chromosome 13, ASM2296580v1, whole genome shotgun sequence genome includes a region encoding these proteins:
- the LOC140810940 gene encoding nuclear transcription factor Y subunit C-1-like, which yields MENNPQQSSAAAYPPGSPYHHLLQQQQQLQMFWNYQRQEIEQVNDFKNHQLPLARIKKIMKADEDVRMISAEAPILFAKACELFILELTIRSWLHAEENKRRTLQKNDIAAAITRTDIFDFLVDIVPRDEIKDEAAALGGTVGPAAGAGGVTGVPYYYPTIGQPMMGRPAVDPGVYMQAPPPPPSQAWQSVWQTAADDGSYASGGGATGGHGNLDGQG from the coding sequence ATGGAAAACAACCCGCAGCAGAGCTCGGCGGCGGCGTATCCACCTGGGTCGCCGTATCACCACCTcctccagcagcagcagcagctccAAATGTTCTGGAATTACCAACGCCAGGAAATAGAGCAAGTTAACGATTTCAAGAACCACCAGCTCCCATTGGCTCGAATCAAGAAGATTATGAAGGCTGATGAGGACGTGCGCATGATATCCGCGGAGGCACCAATCCTCTTCGCCAAGGCTTGCGAGCTCTTCATTCTGGAGCTCACGATCAGATCTTGGCTCCACGCCGAGGAGAACAAGCGCCGGACGCTCCAGAAAAACGACATCGCGGCGGCCATCACGCGTACTGATATTTTTGATTTTTTGGTGGACATTGTGCCGAGGGATGAGATCAAGGATGAGGCGGCTGCGCTGGGTGGGACTGTGGGGCCCGCTGCCGGTGCAGGTGGAGTCACTGGTGTTCCTTATTATTACCCGACGATTGGTCAGCCTATGATGGGTCGTCCCGCTGTGGATCCGGGGGTTTACATGCAGGCGCCGCCTCCGCCACCATCGCAGGCGTGGCAGTCCGTTTGGCAGACAGCGGCGGATGATGGTTCGTATGCCAGTGGCGGTGGTGCTACCGGTGGCCACGGAAACCTCGACGGCCAAGGCTAA
- the LOC140809574 gene encoding LOW QUALITY PROTEIN: non-specific phospholipase C6-like (The sequence of the model RefSeq protein was modified relative to this genomic sequence to represent the inferred CDS: inserted 3 bases in 2 codons) has translation KCEGNGFVEQALSLSGDLSKLVARGFKPESLPIYASLVSEFAVFDEWFSSIPGPTQPNRLFVYSATSHGSTSHVRSQLVKGFPQKTIFDSLHENGMDFGVYFQTIPTTLFYRSLRKLKYIFKFHQYRLKFKKDARNGKLPSFSVIEPRYFDLKXDVGHGQKLVKEVYETLRTCPQWNHTLLVVTYDEHGGFYDHXPDPYVDVPNLDGSTGPAPYFFNFDRLGVHVPTIMVSPWIKKGTVISKPTGPTPSSEYELSSIPATINKVFNLSFNFLTNRDAWAGTFEQVVAELTSPRTDCPEVLPDVSPLRKTGTNESRSLSEFRSELVQLAAVLNGDHYLSRSFHEKKMSVKEAHQYIKSAVSRFIRASNEAVKCGAAVSTTVDMRPSLTTRSSIHNRI, from the exons AAGTGTGAGGGAAATGGTTTTGTGGAACAAGCATTAAGCTTGTCAGGTGATCTATCAAAACTTGTCGCGAGAGGATTCAAGCCCGAAAGTCTCCCGATCTACGCTAGTTTAGTTAGCGAATTCGCTGTATTTGATGAATGGTTTTCATCAATCCCTGGTCCAACGCAACCCAACAGGTTGTTTGTATACTCTGCAACTTCCCATGGATCCACGTCCCATGTGAGAAGCCAGTTGGTCAAGGGGTTTCCACAAAAGACGATATTTGATTCGTTACACGAAAATGGAATGGACTTCGGTGTCTACTTCCAGACCATTCCAACGACGTTGTTTTACAGAAGTTTGAGGAAACTGAAGTACATCTTTAAGTTCCATCAGTATCGTTTGAAGTTCAAGAAAGATGCTAGGAATGGAAAATTGCCTAGTTTTAGTGTGATCGAGCCTCGGTATTTCGATTTGAA GGATGTTGGGCACGGGCAGAAGTTGGTTAAGGAGGTGTACGAGACACTGAGGACATGTCCTCAGTGGAATCACACACTTCTGGTAGTTACTTATGATGAACATGGTGGATTCTATGATC GTCCTGACCCATATGTTGATGTCCCTAACCTGGACGGGAGCACCGGCCCGGCCCCCTATTTCTTCAACTTCGATAGGCTCGGGGTTCATGTCCCGACTATAATGGTCTCTCCTTGGATCAAGAAAGGAACTG TGATTAGCAAGCCAACAGGTCCAACTCCAAGTTCCGAATACGAACTCTCATCGATCCCTGCTACAATAAATAAGGTTTTCAATCTCTCATTCAATTTCTTGACTAATAGAGATGCTTGGGCTGGAACCTTTGAGCAAGTTGTTGCCGAGTTAACCTCCCCAAGAACTGATTGCCCCG AGGTTTTACCAGATGTATCACCTTTAAGGAAGACAGGGACAAATGAGAGTCGGAGCTTGTCCGAGTTTCGGAGTGAATTAGTGCAATTGGCAGCTGTTCTGAATGGAGATCATTACTTGAGCAGATCATTCCATGAGAAGAAGATGAGTGTAAAAGAAGCTCATCAATACATAAAGAGTGCGGTTTCGAGGTTCATTAGAGCAAGCAACGAGGCCGTCAAATGCGGCGCAGCCGTGTCCACCACCGTGGACATGAGGCCTTCACTAACCACAAGATCCTCAATCCACAATCGAATATGA